Proteins encoded in a region of the Pseudomonas denitrificans (nom. rej.) genome:
- a CDS encoding group II truncated hemoglobin, with protein MSSTLPFGTGDASYQAAGGIDGLRRLVDDFYRLMDELPEAANLRRMHPQSLEQSRDKLACFLSGWLGGPRLFSEKYGSISIPSFHAQWPVDEALSAAWLGCMERAIALQPFSPEFADYLLTQLRVPAHRVVQASQARHS; from the coding sequence GTGAGCAGCACCCTTCCCTTCGGCACAGGCGATGCCTCCTACCAGGCCGCTGGCGGCATCGACGGCCTGCGCCGCCTGGTCGATGACTTCTACCGGTTGATGGATGAACTCCCGGAAGCGGCCAACCTGCGCCGCATGCACCCGCAAAGCCTGGAGCAGTCCCGCGACAAACTGGCCTGCTTCCTCAGTGGCTGGCTGGGCGGCCCAAGGCTGTTCAGTGAAAAATATGGTTCGATCTCCATCCCGTCCTTCCACGCCCAGTGGCCCGTCGACGAAGCTCTCAGCGCCGCCTGGCTGGGCTGCATGGAGCGCGCCATTGCCCTGCAGCCCTTCTCCCCGGAGTTCGCCGACTACCTGCTGACGCAACTGCGCGTGCCGGCGCACCGGGTGGTGCAGGCGAGCCAGGCGCGGCACAGCTGA
- a CDS encoding SDR family NAD(P)-dependent oxidoreductase, with product MKLDNQVAVLTGAASGIGRALAEQLAAKGCHLALVDRDEAGLRETLARLPRTGRHVSLHVLDLAQRDAVRQLPEQVLQEHPTVHLVINNAGVAVGGSFDRVSEEDFDWLMAINFHAVVDITRGFLPVLQRNGAPGKFVNVSSLYGLVSPPGQAAYSASKFAVRGFSNSLRHELRGSNVDMMVVHPGGIATSIATNAKAPKDIDPAEVERQRKEMNRLLRMPPPKAAGIILNGIEKDRARVIVGMDALILSLIERLVPVNYWGIIERLMNQRSRAK from the coding sequence ATGAAGCTCGATAATCAGGTTGCCGTACTCACCGGGGCAGCCAGCGGCATCGGTCGCGCACTCGCCGAGCAACTCGCCGCGAAAGGCTGCCACCTGGCCCTGGTCGACCGCGACGAAGCCGGCCTGCGCGAGACCCTCGCCCGCCTCCCGCGCACCGGCCGCCACGTCAGCCTGCATGTACTCGACCTGGCGCAACGGGATGCTGTTCGACAGCTCCCGGAGCAGGTGCTGCAGGAACACCCGACGGTTCACCTGGTAATCAACAACGCCGGTGTAGCCGTCGGCGGCAGCTTCGACCGGGTGAGCGAGGAAGACTTCGACTGGCTCATGGCGATCAACTTCCACGCCGTCGTCGACATCACCCGCGGCTTCCTCCCGGTGCTTCAGCGCAACGGCGCGCCCGGCAAGTTCGTCAACGTCTCCAGCCTCTATGGTCTGGTCTCCCCGCCCGGCCAGGCCGCCTACAGTGCGAGCAAGTTCGCCGTGCGCGGTTTCAGCAATTCCCTGCGTCACGAACTGCGCGGCAGCAACGTGGACATGATGGTCGTCCATCCGGGCGGCATCGCCACCTCCATCGCCACCAATGCCAAGGCGCCGAAGGACATCGACCCGGCCGAGGTCGAGCGCCAGCGCAAGGAGATGAACCGCCTGCTGCGCATGCCACCGCCCAAGGCCGCCGGCATCATCCTCAACGGCATCGAGAAGGATCGCGCGCGGGTCATCGTCGGTATGGATGCGCTGATCCTCTCGCTCATCGAGCGGCTGGTGCCGGTGAACTACTGGGGCATCATCGAGCGGCTGATGAACCAGCGCAGCAGGGCGAAGTAA
- a CDS encoding alpha/beta fold hydrolase, with amino-acid sequence MSLALHEECFATLPNGLRLCYSEHGSEAAPALVLIAGLGLQMVYWPAALIDRLVESGLRVICFDNRDAGRSGRSSTPHPSQFQQLRGKAPDACYGLEQMADDTAQLLEHLNIGAAHLVGMSMGGMIAQTLAYRHPGRVKSLVSIFSTTGNRRVGQPAYSTLWRLSRAKAPKSRDEAIASYSAMMSHIGDANAPDALAQWQDYSALAWVRNGERADARALFRQIGAILRSGDRTAQLKTISAPSLVLHGDLDRMVHPSGGEATARAIPRATHQVIRGMRHQIDSFQAHQLSRLIADHIQRTQDNSHEAR; translated from the coding sequence ATGAGCCTGGCCCTGCACGAAGAATGCTTCGCCACACTGCCCAACGGCCTGCGCCTGTGCTACTCGGAACACGGCAGCGAAGCCGCGCCGGCGCTGGTGCTGATCGCCGGGCTCGGCCTGCAGATGGTCTACTGGCCCGCCGCGCTGATCGACCGACTGGTGGAGAGCGGGCTGCGGGTGATCTGCTTCGACAACCGTGACGCCGGGCGCTCCGGCCGCAGCTCGACGCCTCATCCGAGCCAGTTTCAGCAGTTGCGCGGCAAGGCGCCGGACGCCTGCTACGGCCTGGAGCAGATGGCCGACGACACCGCCCAGTTGCTCGAGCACCTGAATATCGGCGCCGCCCACCTGGTCGGCATGTCCATGGGCGGGATGATTGCCCAGACCCTCGCCTACCGCCATCCCGGCCGGGTGAAGTCGCTGGTGTCGATCTTCTCGACCACGGGCAACCGCCGCGTCGGGCAGCCTGCGTACTCGACGCTCTGGCGCCTGTCGCGGGCCAAGGCGCCGAAGTCGCGGGACGAAGCCATAGCCAGCTACAGCGCCATGATGAGCCACATCGGCGATGCCAACGCGCCAGATGCCCTGGCCCAGTGGCAGGACTACTCCGCGCTGGCCTGGGTGCGCAACGGCGAACGCGCCGACGCCAGGGCGCTGTTCCGGCAGATCGGCGCGATCCTGCGCTCCGGCGACCGCACGGCCCAGCTGAAAACCATCAGCGCGCCCAGCCTGGTGCTGCACGGCGACCTCGACCGGATGGTCCACCCCAGCGGCGGCGAAGCCACCGCCCGGGCGATTCCCCGCGCGACTCACCAGGTAATCCGCGGCATGCGCCACCAGATCGACTCGTTCCAGGCGCATCAGCTCTCGCGCCTGATCGCCGACCACATCCAGCGCACTCAGGACAACTCTCATGAAGCTCGATAA